In Campylobacter mucosalis, a single window of DNA contains:
- the miaB gene encoding tRNA (N6-isopentenyl adenosine(37)-C2)-methylthiotransferase MiaB yields MMSKKLFIQTLGCAMNVRDSEHIIAELKEKENYELTQDIGEADLILINTCSVREKPVHKLFSEVGAFEKAKKAGAKIGVCGCTASHLGSEIFKKAPYVDFVLGARNISKITTAVNTPKFVSTDINYDESDYAFGEFRGSPFKSYINISIGCDKKCTYCIVPHTRGDEISIPMNLILSEAKKAADSGAKEIFLLGQNVNNYGKRFSNAHEKVDFSDLLVRLSEIDGVERIRFTSPHPLHMDDKFLEVFSKNPKICKSMHMPLQSGNTKVLREMKRGYTKEWFLDRALKLRSLAPDVSISTDIIVAFPGESDDEFADTMDVIEKVRFEQIFSFKYSPRPLTKAAEFGNQIPENVASARLTHLQNRHNEILDEIVKAQNGKIFDVYFEELRANGGVAGRSFNNFLVQVQGSEELLGKTLKVKVDNPKRMVLYGNLA; encoded by the coding sequence ATAATGAGTAAAAAGCTTTTTATACAGACCTTAGGTTGTGCGATGAATGTGCGTGATAGTGAGCATATCATCGCCGAGCTAAAAGAGAAAGAAAATTACGAATTAACCCAAGATATCGGCGAAGCGGATTTGATTTTAATAAACACCTGCTCGGTTCGTGAAAAGCCGGTGCATAAGCTTTTTAGCGAGGTTGGAGCGTTTGAAAAGGCAAAAAAGGCAGGTGCTAAAATCGGAGTTTGCGGTTGCACGGCTTCGCATTTAGGTAGTGAAATTTTTAAAAAAGCACCTTATGTTGATTTTGTTTTAGGTGCTAGAAATATAAGCAAGATAACGACTGCCGTAAATACGCCAAAATTCGTAAGCACTGATATAAACTACGATGAGAGCGACTATGCTTTTGGGGAATTTCGCGGCTCGCCATTTAAATCATATATAAATATCTCAATAGGTTGCGATAAAAAATGCACCTATTGTATCGTCCCTCACACAAGAGGCGATGAAATTTCAATCCCAATGAACCTAATTTTAAGCGAAGCTAAAAAGGCGGCAGACAGCGGTGCAAAAGAGATATTTTTGCTAGGACAAAATGTAAATAATTACGGCAAACGCTTCTCAAATGCCCACGAAAAGGTTGATTTTAGCGACTTACTCGTCCGCCTTAGCGAGATTGACGGCGTAGAACGCATTCGCTTTACAAGCCCTCATCCACTTCATATGGATGATAAATTTTTAGAAGTATTTAGCAAAAATCCTAAAATTTGTAAATCAATGCATATGCCACTTCAAAGCGGCAATACCAAGGTTTTGCGTGAGATGAAGCGTGGTTATACAAAAGAGTGGTTTTTAGATCGTGCCTTAAAACTTCGTTCACTAGCCCCTGATGTAAGCATTTCAACCGATATAATCGTGGCATTTCCGGGTGAGAGTGATGATGAGTTTGCCGATACAATGGATGTGATTGAAAAGGTTAGATTTGAGCAAATTTTTAGCTTTAAATACTCGCCACGTCCTCTTACAAAAGCAGCGGAGTTTGGCAATCAAATTCCTGAAAATGTGGCTTCTGCTAGACTAACTCACTTGCAAAATCGTCATAATGAAATTTTAGATGAGATCGTAAAAGCACAAAATGGCAAAATTTTTGATGTCTATTTTGAAGAGCTTCGTGCAAATGGCG
- a CDS encoding HP0268 family nuclease, whose protein sequence is MELKLARSELNAKPKAISLDKIEQSVSKEGQKIFYFDKENSHKQLIALVEFFEEKGLSVYHRVVKYGLDENDYMYEVHIL, encoded by the coding sequence ATGGAGTTAAAACTTGCTAGAAGTGAGCTAAACGCAAAGCCAAAAGCGATTAGTCTAGATAAAATAGAACAATCAGTAAGCAAAGAGGGACAGAAAATTTTTTATTTTGATAAAGAAAACAGCCACAAACAGCTAATCGCTTTGGTTGAGTTTTTTGAAGAAAAAGGGTTAAGCGTCTATCACAGAGTCGTAAAATACGGACTTGATGAGAACGACTATATGTATGAAGTGCATATTTTATAA
- the pseI gene encoding pseudaminic acid synthase produces the protein MKRPFIIAEMSANHCGDKSLALKIIKAAKDAGADAVKIQTYTADTITLNSKDEIFMTQDDGLWAGQSLYELYSKAYTPWQWQRELSDYAKSIDIGFFSTPFDFSAVDFLESIDVPMYKIASFEAIDYALISYAAKFKKPMIISAGISSFDEIIEAIQACKKVGNNDITILKCTSSYPARVEDMNLLTIKDMLEKLTPLGVKVGLSDHSMSLEVPIVATALGVSVIEKHFTIDRSLGGEDSGFSLNYDEFKAMSEAVKNTALALGKVDYSINLKNRKSARSLFVAKDMKKGEIFTPENLRSVRPSNGLHPRYYDEILGKKAKRDLAFATPLKFEDVEL, from the coding sequence ATGAAACGACCATTTATCATCGCTGAAATGTCGGCAAATCACTGCGGAGATAAGAGTTTGGCTCTAAAAATCATAAAAGCAGCAAAAGATGCTGGGGCTGATGCTGTAAAAATTCAAACCTATACCGCTGACACAATCACGCTAAATTCAAAAGATGAGATTTTTATGACGCAAGATGATGGACTTTGGGCTGGGCAAAGTCTTTATGAGCTTTACTCAAAGGCATACACGCCGTGGCAGTGGCAGCGTGAGCTTAGCGACTATGCAAAAAGTATTGATATTGGCTTTTTCTCAACGCCATTTGATTTTAGTGCGGTTGATTTTTTAGAGAGCATAGATGTGCCAATGTATAAAATTGCCTCATTTGAAGCTATTGATTATGCGTTAATCTCTTATGCTGCTAAATTTAAAAAGCCGATGATAATTTCGGCTGGAATTTCAAGCTTTGATGAGATTATTGAAGCCATACAGGCGTGTAAAAAAGTCGGCAACAACGACATTACGATACTAAAATGCACTTCAAGTTATCCAGCTAGGGTTGAGGATATGAATTTGCTTACCATTAAAGATATGTTAGAAAAACTAACTCCACTTGGCGTAAAAGTCGGATTAAGCGATCACTCAATGAGCCTTGAAGTGCCTATTGTGGCGACTGCACTTGGGGTTAGTGTTATTGAAAAGCACTTTACGATTGATAGATCGCTTGGTGGCGAAGATAGTGGATTTTCGTTAAATTATGATGAATTTAAAGCAATGAGTGAGGCGGTAAAAAATACAGCTCTTGCACTTGGCAAGGTTGATTACAGCATAAATCTTAAAAATCGCAAAAGTGCAAGGTCGCTTTTTGTGGCAAAAGATATGAAAAAGGGAGAAATTTTTACGCCTGAAAATTTGCGTTCAGTTCGTCCATCAAATGGGCTTCATCCACGTTATTATGATGAAATTTTAGGCAAAAAAGCAAAGCGAGATTTAGCATTTGCAACGCCATTAAAATTTGAAGATGTTGAGCTTTAA
- a CDS encoding class I SAM-dependent methyltransferase, whose translation MLNNDFKFYKEQLKIWDKLAVSGDLIYPHEAVARFAAMTKPESVIDYGCATGRHLFAFANSGSKRLVGIDINTAPLEITALKFGVIKDKSEFRQGRFDLENASLELYSNEDRNLDEILGDFRADAVLCWGVLHLYHKDLAAKLLSDFKSQLKSGGEIFINLRSNTDGLKNEAVKIGENIYKITRKSHENLTYSFYSLDDLNEIFNKSGLKILSIDKEEFTQNNGKIFNSFWIVRAKKD comes from the coding sequence ATGTTAAATAATGACTTTAAATTTTATAAAGAGCAGTTAAAAATTTGGGATAAACTTGCTGTTAGTGGCGATCTTATCTATCCGCACGAAGCGGTGGCTAGGTTTGCTGCTATGACTAAGCCAGAGAGCGTGATTGATTATGGCTGTGCCACTGGTAGGCATCTTTTTGCTTTTGCTAATAGTGGCTCAAAACGGCTAGTTGGCATTGATATTAACACAGCCCCGCTTGAAATTACTGCTCTGAAATTTGGCGTTATAAAAGATAAAAGCGAGTTTAGACAAGGGCGATTTGATTTAGAAAATGCTTCGTTAGAGTTATACTCAAATGAAGATAGAAATTTAGATGAAATTTTAGGCGATTTTAGGGCTGATGCTGTGCTTTGCTGGGGTGTTTTGCACCTTTATCACAAGGATTTAGCGGCAAAATTATTAAGCGATTTTAAATCGCAGTTAAAAAGTGGTGGCGAGATTTTTATAAACCTTAGAAGCAACACCGACGGACTTAAAAATGAGGCAGTAAAAATTGGTGAAAATATCTATAAAATAACGAGAAAAAGCCACGAAAATTTAACATATTCGTTTTATTCGCTTGATGATTTAAATGAAATTTTTAACAAATCTGGACTTAAAATTTTAAGCATTGATAAAGAGGAATTTACTCAAAATAATGGCAAAATTTTCAACTCATTTTGGATAGTGAGAGCTAAAAAGGACTAA
- a CDS encoding ATP-grasp domain-containing protein: MGGVRELFGRKIGVMKQNLRDINCEIITKNFTPKEFPLIIKPRFGSGSRDVMVCFNKDEFDKILSQIDVFKEDFLAETLVFGTEIGVDGVVIDGVFKSVLMREKIITPYPFRQCVANVAINEVLAVSKHIQKAVARLGIKNSLLNADVIIKDDGSVFIIELAPRPSGHYLSSVFLRLVTGVSLLDEWLNFMQNLPFDFTPKFYKQALIKYFDFDFEIDEFMRLKDEFKIVKYECNNSQNLGEVKDGKSIMNRGFAVILGSDKNECIKHVNELIKTLKKA, encoded by the coding sequence ATGGGGGGGGTGCGAGAGCTTTTTGGAAGAAAAATAGGCGTGATGAAGCAAAATTTGCGAGATATAAACTGCGAAATTATTACTAAAAATTTCACGCCAAAAGAATTTCCACTCATCATAAAGCCACGTTTTGGCAGTGGTAGCAGAGATGTTATGGTATGTTTTAACAAAGATGAGTTTGATAAAATTTTAAGTCAAATTGATGTTTTTAAAGAGGACTTTTTGGCTGAAACTCTTGTGTTTGGCACTGAAATTGGCGTTGATGGTGTCGTGATAGACGGCGTTTTTAAAAGCGTTTTAATGCGTGAGAAAATCATAACCCCTTATCCATTTCGTCAATGCGTAGCAAATGTCGCTATAAACGAAGTTTTAGCCGTTAGTAAGCATATTCAAAAGGCAGTGGCTAGACTTGGGATTAAAAATTCTCTCTTAAATGCCGATGTAATCATCAAAGATGACGGCTCGGTGTTTATAATTGAGCTAGCCCCACGCCCAAGCGGACACTATTTAAGCAGTGTTTTTCTTAGACTGGTAACTGGCGTTAGTTTACTTGATGAGTGGCTAAATTTTATGCAGAATTTGCCATTTGATTTTACACCAAAATTTTATAAACAAGCACTCATTAAGTATTTTGATTTTGACTTTGAGATTGATGAGTTTATGCGTTTAAAAGATGAGTTTAAAATCGTAAAATATGAGTGCAATAATAGCCAAAATTTAGGCGAAGTAAAAGATGGCAAAAGTATTATGAATAGGGGATTTGCCGTGATTTTAGGTAGCGATAAAAATGAGTGCATTAAGCACGTAAATGAGCTAATAAAGACTTTAAAAAAGGCATAA
- a CDS encoding TIM barrel protein, translating to MQNNLGLKLWSHNQNYILPAKQLYRAGHFDYIELYALPNTTDFLPMWQELKDELKIPFAIHAPHFSHSLDFSNKSKRESNEKMADEAFFWAKNLDAFYTLFHPGIGGSVDESIYQILHLRQKYDFIIENKPFIVPTKDKKELFCVGSTFSDLEKIIAQTGVKICLDIGHAICSANYQGLEIYGYLELLNSLNPAVYHLSDNDSTSVFDAHLNFGKGSFDFEKIAKIIDKNKPVAIETNKNSSENLDDFIKDSNFLKGILCKM from the coding sequence ATGCAAAATAATCTTGGACTTAAACTTTGGTCGCACAATCAAAACTACATTTTACCTGCTAAACAGCTTTACAGGGCTGGACATTTTGACTACATTGAGCTTTATGCTTTGCCAAATACGACTGATTTTTTGCCAATGTGGCAAGAGCTAAAAGATGAGCTAAAAATCCCATTTGCCATTCACGCACCGCACTTTTCTCATTCGCTTGATTTCTCAAATAAATCAAAGCGTGAAAGCAACGAAAAAATGGCAGATGAGGCGTTTTTTTGGGCTAAAAATTTAGACGCATTTTACACGCTTTTTCATCCGGGCATTGGCGGGAGCGTTGATGAGAGCATTTATCAAATTTTACATCTTAGGCAAAAATATGATTTTATCATTGAAAATAAGCCATTTATCGTGCCTACAAAGGATAAAAAGGAGCTTTTTTGTGTTGGTTCAACTTTTAGCGATTTAGAGAAAATCATCGCCCAAACTGGCGTTAAAATATGCCTTGATATCGGACACGCAATTTGTTCTGCAAATTATCAGGGGCTTGAAATTTATGGCTATTTAGAGCTTTTAAACTCGCTAAATCCAGCCGTTTATCATCTAAGCGATAACGATAGCACCAGCGTTTTTGACGCACATTTAAATTTTGGCAAGGGCAGTTTTGACTTTGAAAAAATCGCAAAAATTATTGACAAAAACAAGCCAGTCGCTATTGAAACAAACAAAAATAGCAGTGAAAATTTAGATGATTTTATTAAAGATAGTAATTTTTTAAAGGGAATTTTATGCAAGATGTAG
- the nusA gene encoding transcription termination factor NusA, which translates to MERISDIIESIANEKGLDINEVKERVKRAIINTAKHVYGQNYEYDVVIDSSKNVKLYQKISVVENDDERLNEDNEHFISIKEAKKIDNQIELGDELTYELSLDNLGRTAAQTLHKELEYHIQRLVEEQIFHKYTDMQGQIVFGSVVRVDENENTFIEIDELRAILPRKNRIKGEKFAVGDVVKAVIRKVIADKNLGIKVELSRTSPKFLEALLKSEVPEIKDGAIIIHNSARIPGERAKVALISTTPNIDPIGATVGTKGVRINAVSKELNGENIDVVEYSSEPAIFITRAMSPAIISAVSIDGQKATLSLVSEQKSKAIGKSGINIRLASMLTGFEIELNEIGNNEKSSNNNGLQGLKALFGEL; encoded by the coding sequence ATGGAGAGAATATCAGATATTATTGAATCAATAGCAAATGAAAAAGGGCTTGATATAAACGAAGTAAAAGAGCGTGTAAAACGCGCAATAATCAACACAGCAAAGCACGTTTATGGGCAAAATTACGAATACGACGTGGTTATTGACAGCAGTAAAAATGTAAAACTTTATCAGAAAATTTCGGTAGTAGAAAATGATGATGAGCGTTTAAATGAGGACAATGAGCATTTTATCAGTATCAAAGAGGCAAAAAAGATTGATAATCAAATAGAACTTGGCGATGAGCTAACCTACGAGCTAAGTCTTGATAACCTTGGCAGAACGGCAGCCCAGACGCTTCATAAAGAGCTTGAATATCACATCCAAAGGCTAGTTGAAGAGCAAATTTTTCACAAATACACCGATATGCAGGGGCAAATCGTCTTTGGCTCGGTAGTTAGGGTTGATGAGAATGAAAATACATTTATTGAGATTGATGAACTTAGGGCGATTTTGCCACGTAAAAACCGCATAAAGGGCGAGAAATTCGCTGTTGGCGATGTCGTAAAAGCAGTAATTAGAAAGGTTATTGCTGATAAAAATTTAGGCATAAAAGTAGAACTTTCAAGAACTTCACCAAAATTCCTTGAAGCGCTCTTAAAATCAGAGGTGCCTGAGATTAAGGACGGAGCGATTATTATTCACAATAGTGCCAGGATTCCGGGTGAGCGAGCCAAAGTCGCCCTAATCTCAACCACACCAAACATTGACCCAATCGGCGCGACGGTTGGTACAAAAGGCGTTAGGATAAATGCAGTAAGCAAGGAGTTAAACGGCGAAAATATTGATGTTGTCGAATACTCAAGCGAACCTGCGATATTTATCACTCGCGCGATGAGCCCAGCAATAATTAGCGCCGTTAGCATAGATGGACAAAAGGCAACTTTAAGTTTAGTTAGCGAACAAAAGAGCAAAGCTATCGGAAAAAGCGGCATAAACATAAGACTTGCGAGTATGCTAACAGGCTTTGAGATAGAGCTAAATGAGATAGGAAACAACGAAAAATCATCTAACAACAACGGACTACAAGGACTAAAAGCACTATTTGGCGAACTATAA
- the recG gene encoding ATP-dependent DNA helicase RecG has product MKFELTDRADLAKIGVISLLDLALFLPKSFEDSTISNEPKNGDVCVAVKVGDQRRANGGLLIINAFCQTWDVEIKIVIFNAKPWHYGVFKRDKEMILHGNCTFNYGSYQITNPKILTKTGQIKPKFKADLKDEKIATLIAKYVTKDNLLGEGLNENEADFLLNFQKADSGSIDMLNALKSQNTGLETLKFVEIFNYIKKLSGKKTHFLNKTTELFNIDEWLNTLPFTPTNDQKNAINDIRSDLVSPQAKRRVVMGDVGSGKTLVILAAALSVYPKKAILMAPTSILAEQIYTEAIRLLPKFMKILLVKSGEKNVNLDEPCFIIGTHVLLFKELPKANIIMIDEQHRFGSNQRAKIDELVKDGEKRTTFVQFSATPIPRTLSLIQSSLVDFSFLKQMPFKKNIKTQILQNSGFSAFLAHLRSEISKGHQAIIVYPLVESSENFNYQSLSEAQNFWLENFKNVYITHGKDRQKEQVLLDFRQNGDLLLATTIVEVGISLPRLSTILVVGAERLGLATLHQLRGRVGRNGGDGYCFLYTKLKNPPKRLVEFSNTLDGFKIAQIDLKNRQSGDILDGTAQHGATFNFYEYEENLAQIAKDRLERAKMAL; this is encoded by the coding sequence ATGAAATTTGAGCTAACAGACAGAGCCGATTTAGCCAAAATCGGCGTCATTTCACTGCTTGATTTAGCACTTTTTTTGCCAAAAAGCTTTGAGGATAGCACGATCTCAAACGAGCCAAAAAATGGCGATGTTTGCGTGGCTGTAAAGGTTGGTGACCAAAGAAGAGCTAATGGCGGACTTTTGATAATTAACGCATTTTGCCAGACCTGGGATGTGGAAATTAAAATTGTCATTTTTAACGCAAAACCTTGGCATTACGGAGTTTTTAAGCGTGATAAAGAGATGATTTTACACGGCAACTGCACGTTTAATTACGGCTCTTATCAAATCACAAATCCAAAAATTTTAACCAAAACAGGGCAGATTAAGCCAAAATTTAAAGCCGATTTAAAAGATGAAAAAATCGCGACTTTAATCGCAAAATATGTAACAAAAGATAATCTTTTAGGCGAAGGATTAAATGAAAATGAAGCTGATTTTTTACTAAATTTTCAAAAAGCAGATAGCGGGAGCATTGATATGCTAAATGCTCTAAAAAGCCAAAATACTGGGCTAGAAACGCTAAAATTTGTTGAAATTTTTAACTACATCAAAAAGCTAAGCGGTAAAAAAACGCACTTTTTAAACAAAACAACAGAGCTTTTTAACATAGATGAGTGGCTAAACACCCTGCCATTTACACCTACAAACGACCAAAAAAACGCCATAAACGACATCAGATCCGATTTAGTTAGCCCTCAGGCAAAACGCCGTGTCGTAATGGGCGATGTTGGCAGCGGTAAAACCCTAGTGATTTTAGCAGCAGCACTAAGCGTTTATCCTAAAAAGGCCATTTTAATGGCACCAACTAGCATTTTAGCCGAGCAAATTTACACAGAAGCCATTAGGTTACTACCAAAATTTATGAAAATTTTGCTAGTAAAAAGTGGCGAAAAAAATGTAAATTTAGATGAGCCTTGCTTTATCATCGGCACTCACGTGCTTTTGTTTAAGGAGTTGCCAAAGGCAAATATTATTATGATTGACGAGCAACACCGCTTTGGCTCAAACCAAAGAGCAAAGATTGACGAGCTGGTAAAAGACGGAGAAAAACGCACAACTTTCGTGCAGTTTTCTGCCACGCCAATACCAAGAACGCTAAGCCTAATCCAGTCATCGCTTGTAGATTTTAGCTTCTTAAAACAGATGCCTTTTAAGAAAAACATCAAAACACAAATTTTACAAAACAGCGGATTTAGCGCATTTTTAGCCCATTTAAGAAGTGAAATTTCAAAAGGCCATCAAGCAATCATCGTCTATCCACTTGTTGAGAGTTCAGAAAATTTTAACTACCAAAGCCTAAGCGAAGCTCAAAATTTCTGGCTAGAAAATTTCAAAAATGTCTATATCACGCACGGCAAAGATAGGCAAAAAGAGCAAGTTTTGCTTGATTTTAGGCAAAATGGCGACTTGCTTTTAGCCACGACTATCGTTGAAGTAGGCATATCGTTGCCTCGTCTTAGCACGATTTTAGTCGTTGGAGCTGAGCGTTTAGGACTTGCTACACTTCATCAGCTTCGTGGTCGTGTGGGGCGAAATGGTGGAGACGGATACTGCTTTTTATACACAAAGCTTAAAAATCCACCAAAGCGTTTAGTTGAGTTTTCAAACACGCTTGACGGGTTTAAAATCGCCCAGATTGATCTAAAAAACCGCCAAAGTGGCGATATTCTTGACGGTACAGCACAGCACGGAGCGACATTTAATTTTTATGAATACGAAGAAAATTTAGCCCAGATCGCAAAAGATAGGCTAGAAAGAGCCAAAATGGCTCTTTGA
- a CDS encoding M16 family metallopeptidase — MKILDLNVKNIKIPVVFESQNSLPIVSLKLVFRASGVCSEQKSGVAKMTALMLNEGDKILGWEGFAKELEKRAISLNVSAGFETFLIELNCLKEHFSFGVNMLTKLLKEPNFSNEILKKCQTITLGDIASNQNDNDYLAKWGLFEILYPKTNLSYPSIGTNESVKSINLDEIRAFFSQNLVLNNLFIVFGGDVKASELEILKSPLEILKEGVKNELKRLKTSQNEQLKEIVKPSEQAYIYFGSPYNVSDDERYKASVATFVLGESGFGSRLMEQIRVKRGLAYSAYAKNVLNLSHSQIFGYLQTKNESKDEAVGVVKDEFNKFIKSGISKNELEQAKKFLVGSLPLRLETLFRRLDIAYGEFYRGVKLGSFLDELEKIKGLKLNEINDFIASHDEISKLSFCILRDEI; from the coding sequence ATGAAAATTTTAGATTTAAACGTTAAAAACATAAAAATTCCAGTCGTTTTTGAGAGTCAAAACTCACTACCCATAGTAAGCTTAAAGCTAGTTTTTAGGGCATCTGGCGTATGCAGTGAGCAAAAAAGCGGTGTGGCAAAAATGACGGCACTTATGCTAAATGAGGGCGATAAAATTTTAGGCTGGGAGGGCTTTGCAAAAGAGCTTGAAAAAAGGGCGATTAGCCTAAATGTGAGTGCTGGTTTTGAGACATTTTTAATTGAGCTAAACTGCCTAAAAGAGCATTTTAGCTTTGGCGTAAATATGCTAACTAAACTGCTAAAAGAGCCAAATTTTAGCAATGAGATCCTAAAAAAGTGCCAAACTATCACGCTTGGCGATATCGCAAGTAATCAAAATGATAACGACTACCTAGCAAAGTGGGGCTTGTTTGAAATTTTATACCCAAAAACAAATCTAAGCTACCCAAGTATCGGCACAAACGAGAGCGTAAAAAGCATAAATTTAGATGAGATAAGGGCGTTTTTTAGCCAAAATTTAGTGTTAAATAACCTTTTTATCGTCTTTGGCGGAGATGTTAAGGCAAGCGAGCTTGAAATTTTAAAAAGTCCGCTTGAAATTTTAAAAGAGGGCGTAAAAAACGAGCTAAAAAGGCTAAAAACCAGCCAAAACGAGCAACTAAAAGAGATAGTAAAACCAAGCGAACAAGCCTACATTTACTTTGGTTCGCCATATAATGTAAGTGATGATGAGCGTTACAAGGCTAGTGTGGCAACCTTTGTGCTTGGCGAGAGCGGTTTTGGCTCACGTTTAATGGAGCAAATCCGCGTAAAAAGAGGACTAGCCTACTCAGCATACGCCAAAAACGTGCTAAATTTAAGCCACTCGCAAATTTTTGGCTACTTGCAAACTAAAAATGAGAGTAAAGACGAGGCGGTTGGCGTCGTTAAAGATGAGTTTAATAAATTTATAAAATCAGGCATAAGCAAAAACGAGCTAGAACAGGCTAAGAAATTTTTAGTCGGCTCACTACCACTTCGGCTTGAAACGCTATTTCGTAGGCTTGATATCGCTTATGGCGAATTTTACAGGGGCGTAAAGCTCGGCTCGTTTTTAGATGAGCTTGAAAAGATAAAAGGGCTAAAACTAAACGAGATTAACGATTTTATCGCTTCTCACGATGAGATTAGCAAACTTAGCTTTTGTATTTTAAGAGATGAAATTTGA
- a CDS encoding dehypoxanthine futalosine cyclase, with translation MKRLSVDEAVDLIENAELTELGRLALAKKRELHPDKTTTFIVDRNINYTNVCWVDCKFCAFYRHAKEDEAYVLSFDEIGKKIDELLEIGGTQILFQGGVHPKLKIEWYEELLEFISKNYPSIDVHGFSAVEIDYIARVSKISTLEVLQRLKAKGLYSIPGAGAEILSDRVRDIIAPKKCDTATWLKIHQEAHGVGLKSTATMMFGTVETTHEIVKHWEHIRNLQDITGGFRAFILWSFQGLNTKLMAQHPEIQKQSSNRYLRLLAVSRLFLDNFKNIQSSWVTQGSYVGQLALLFGANDLGSTMMEENVVKAAGAEFRMNQAQMIELIKDIGENPAKRNTNYDILERF, from the coding sequence TTGAAAAGACTTAGTGTTGATGAGGCCGTTGATTTGATAGAAAACGCCGAGCTTACCGAGCTTGGGCGACTAGCACTTGCAAAAAAGCGTGAGCTTCACCCTGATAAAACGACAACTTTTATCGTTGATAGAAATATAAATTACACAAATGTTTGCTGGGTTGATTGCAAATTTTGTGCATTTTATCGCCACGCAAAAGAGGATGAGGCTTACGTTTTAAGCTTTGATGAGATAGGTAAAAAGATTGATGAACTTTTAGAGATTGGTGGGACGCAAATTCTCTTTCAAGGCGGCGTTCATCCAAAGCTAAAAATAGAGTGGTATGAAGAGCTTTTGGAATTTATAAGTAAAAACTATCCTAGCATTGACGTACACGGCTTTTCGGCAGTAGAGATAGACTACATCGCAAGAGTCTCAAAGATCTCAACCCTTGAAGTTTTACAAAGATTAAAAGCAAAGGGGCTTTACTCAATACCGGGTGCTGGGGCTGAAATTTTAAGCGATAGAGTCCGCGACATCATCGCTCCAAAAAAATGCGATACCGCTACGTGGCTAAAAATCCACCAAGAAGCTCACGGCGTGGGACTAAAATCAACAGCAACGATGATGTTTGGCACGGTTGAAACTACGCACGAGATTGTTAAGCACTGGGAGCATATTAGAAATTTACAAGACATTACAGGCGGTTTTAGAGCATTTATTTTATGGAGTTTTCAAGGGTTAAATACAAAATTAATGGCGCAGCACCCAGAAATACAAAAGCAAAGTTCAAATCGCTATTTAAGACTACTTGCCGTTTCAAGGCTGTTTTTGGATAACTTTAAAAATATCCAAAGTAGCTGGGTCACGCAGGGTAGCTATGTAGGGCAACTTGCCTTGCTTTTTGGTGCAAATGACTTAGGCTCAACGATGATGGAAGAAAATGTCGTAAAAGCCGCAGGAGCAGAGTTTAGAATGAATCAAGCACAGATGATAGAGCTTATTAAAGATATAGGCGAAAATCCAGCAAAACGCAATACAAACTACGATATTTTAGAGAGATTTTAG
- a CDS encoding copper resistance protein NlpE, whose product MRILSAIFFIIFLAGCATDKAEITQCVNENCVVKEISVIGVYETTLPCADCDGIKATLTLKTDNKFELKLEYLQDNDIDLQSGKYAIKDDIITTINLYKEKRLYKIDGLNLKMLDEEASEISGELSEFYNFKRIK is encoded by the coding sequence ATGAGAATTTTATCAGCCATTTTTTTTATTATATTTTTAGCAGGTTGTGCAACAGATAAAGCAGAGATAACGCAATGTGTCAATGAAAACTGCGTAGTTAAAGAAATTTCAGTTATCGGTGTTTATGAAACCACCTTGCCCTGTGCTGACTGTGACGGGATAAAGGCAACTTTGACGTTAAAAACCGACAACAAATTTGAGTTAAAACTAGAGTATTTACAAGATAATGACATCGATTTACAAAGCGGAAAATACGCCATAAAAGACGATATAATCACAACTATAAACCTATACAAAGAGAAGCGTTTGTATAAAATAGATGGTTTAAATTTAAAAATGTTAGACGAAGAAGCAAGTGAAATTTCAGGCGAACTTAGCGAGTTTTATAACTTTAAACGCATAAAATGA